The Impatiens glandulifera chromosome 8, dImpGla2.1, whole genome shotgun sequence genome includes a window with the following:
- the LOC124913413 gene encoding LOW QUALITY PROTEIN: phospholipid-transporting ATPase 2-like (The sequence of the model RefSeq protein was modified relative to this genomic sequence to represent the inferred CDS: deleted 1 base in 1 codon; substituted 1 base at 1 genomic stop codon), which produces MVFLNDDVAFVITLHAYASERSKIEEVSMVVLSGFIWLQPFVVAIETNSFTTLQHLAVWGNFVGFYVINWIVSAIPSSGMYTIMFSLCRQSSYWISIGLIVGAGMGPVLALKYLRYTYRPSNINVLQQAERLGGPLLSLGNIIETHQGITSNEKDMTHLSIITSQNPVYEPLLLDSPNSTRRSLGSGTPFEFFQTXQSRLSIRYSRNCKDN; this is translated from the exons ATGGTATTTCTGAATGAT GATGTGGCTTTTGTGATTACGTTGCATGCTTATGCTTCTGAAAGAAGCAAAATAGAGGAAGTGTCAATGGTGGTACTATCTGGGTTTATTTGGCTACAGCCTTTTGTAGTTGCAATAGAGACCAA CTCCTTCACAACGTTGCAACATTTGGCGGTATGGGGAAATTTTGTTGGGTTCTATGTGATAAACTGGATTGTTAGTGCTATTCCTTCATCGGGGATGTATACTATAATGTTCAGCCTGTGTAGACAGTCATCTTATTGGATAAGCATTGGG CTGATAGTTGGAGCAGGAATGGGTCCAGTGCTTGCGTTGAAATATTTAAGATACACATACAGACCGAGTAATATTAATGTTCTTCAACAGGCAGAGAGGTTAGGAGGGCCATTATTGTCCCTTGGAAATATAATAGAGACTCATCAGGGAATAACATCAAATGAGAAAGATATGACACATTTGAGTATAATAACGTCACAG AACCCAGTTTATGAACCGCTGCTGTTAGATTCCCCAAATTCCACAAGAAGATCTCTAGGGTCT GGGACACCCTTTGAGTTCTTTCAGACGTGACAGTCTCGATTGTCCATTAGATACTCTAGAAACTGCAAAGACAACTAA